From Streptomyces sp. SCSIO 75703:
GGGGCGGACCCGCTCACCGCGAGACGGTGTCTCAGGCGTCCTTGTCGTCCTTGGCGTCCTCGGCCGGAGCCTCGGCAGCCTCGACGGCCTCGGCCGGCTGGGCCTCGGCGGCCTCGTCCTTCCTGAGGGCGTCCTCCTTGACCGCGCGCTTCGTCGCGGCCTCGGCCTCACCGGTGGCCTCCTGCGCCACGGTCAGCGCCTCGACCAGCTCGATGACGGCCATGGGCGCGTTGTCACCGCGGCGGTTGCCCACCTTGGTGATCCGGGTGTAGCCACCCGGGCGGTTCTCGTACCGCGGGCCGATCTCGGTGAAGAGCGTGTGGACGATGCCCTTGTCCGTGATGACCTGGAGCACCTGGCGGCGGTTGTGAAGGTCGCCCTTCTTCGCCTTGGTGATCAGACGCTCGGCGTAGGGCCGCAGGCGGCGGGCCTTCGACTCGGTCGTCTTGATGCGGCCGTGCTCGAAGAGCGACTTCGCGAGGTTCGCGAGGAGCAGCTTCTCGTGCGCGGCGCTGCCGCCCAGACGGGCACCCTTGGCGGGCTTCGGCATGGTGATTCTCCTAGGTGTCTGCCCCGGCCGTACCAGGTACCGGGGTCAGTATCCGAGCAGGCGGTCGCCTGTCGGAGATCCGGGGGCCCGCGCGGGGCCCCCGGAGGCGGGACCGGTCAGCGCCGATCGAGCCGGACGGGCCGGGTCAATCAGTACTGCTCGGTCTCCACGAATCCGGCGTCCGCGTCGTCGTCGGCGCCGAAGGCGTCCGCCGCTGCGGTCGGGTCGAATCCAGGCGGGCTGTCTTTGAGGGCGAGTCCCATCCCCGCGAGCTTCGCCTTGACCTCGTCGATCGACTTGGCGCCGAAGTTGCGGATGTCGAGCAGGTCCGCCTCGGAGCGCGCGACCAGCTCGCCCACCGAGTGGATGCCCTCGCGCTTGAGGCAGTTGTACGACCGGACCGTGAGCTCCAGCTCCTCGATCGGCAGCGCCAGGTCGGCGGCGAGCGCGGCGTCCGTCGGGGACGGGCCCATGTCGATGCCCTCGGCGTCGATGTTCAGCTCGCGGGCGAGGCCGAACAGCTCGACGAGGGTCTTGCCGGCCGACGCCATGGCGTCACGGGGACGCATGGCCTGCTTGGTCTCGACGTCGACGATCAGCTTGTCGAAGTCGGTGCGCTGCTCGACACGGGTGGCCTCGACCTTGTAGGTGACCTTCAGCACGGGGCTGTAGATCGAGTCGACCGGGATACGGCCGATCTCCTGGCCGACCTGCTTGTTCTGCACGGCGGAGACGTAGCCGCGACCGCGCTCGACGGTCAGCTCCATCTCCAGCTTGCCCTTGCCGTTGAGCGTGGCGAGGACGAGGTCGGGGTTGTGCACCTCGACACCGGCCGGGGGCGCGATGTCGGCGGCGGTGACCAGACCCGGGCCCTGCTTGCGCAGGTACATCACGACCGGCTCGTCGTGCTCCGAGGAGACCACGAGCTGCTTGATGTTGAGGATCAGGTCGGTGACGTCCTCCTTGACGCCCGGCACGGTGGTGAACTCGTGCAGGACACCGTCGATGCGGATGGACGTGACCGCCGCACCCGGGATCGAGGAGAGGAGCGTACGGCGCAGCGAGTTGCCGAGGGTGTAGCCGAAGCCCGGCTCCAGCGGCTCGATCACGAACCGGGAGCGGAACTCGTCGACGACCTCTTCGGTCAGAGAGGGACGCTGAGCGATCAGCATGTGTGCATCCTTCAGTCAGGGGCGCCCGCTATATGACGCCCGACCATGTACTGCAAGGGTACGGGCGGCACGACCGGAAAGAGCCGTACCGCCCGCGAGACCCGGTGAAGCGAGCGTCAGACGCGACGGCGCTTCGGCGGACGGCAGCCGTTGTGCGGCGTCGGGGTGACGTCCTGGATGGAGCCGACCTCGAGGCCGGTCGCCTGGAGCGAGCGGATCGCGGTCTCACGACCGGAACCCGGGCCCTTGACGAACACGTCGACCTTGCGCATGCCGTGCTCCTGCGCGCGGCGGGCGGCCGACTCTGCGGCCATCTGCGCGGCGAACGGCGTCGACTTCCGCGAGCCCTTGAAGCCGACGTGGCCGGCGGAGGCCCAGGAGATCACGTTGCCCGTGGGGTCGGTGATCGAGACGATCGTGTTGTTGAACGTGCTCTTGATGTGCGCGTGGCCGTGAGCGACGTTCTTCTTTTCCTTGCGGCGCACCTTCTTGGCAGCGCCCTGACGACCCTTGGGGGGCATCTACTAACTCCTACGGGAGGTGGTCGGTCCTACAGCGAAGACCGTGGACAGGGGTCCGCTGCGGACTACTTCTTGCCGGGCTTCTTCTTGCCGGCGATGGCGCGACGCGGGCCCTTGCGGGTACGCGCGTTGGTGCTGGTGCGCTGACCGCGGACGGGCAGACCACGACGGTGACGCAGACCCTGGTAGGTGCCGATCTCGACCTTGCGGCGGATGTCGGCCTGGATCTCGCGACGGAGGTCACCCTCGGTCTTGATGTTGTTGTCGACGTACTCGCGGATCGCGACGAGCTGCTCCTCGGAGAGGTCGCGGACGCGGGTGTTCGGGTCGACGCCGGTGGCGGCCAGCGTCTGCTGCGAAAGGGTCCGGCCGATGCCGAACACGTAGGTGAGGGCGATCTCCACGCGCTTTTCGCGCGGGATGTCAACACCGGATACGCGTGCCATTCAATGGCTCCAGTTGATTGTCGGAGGTCTTCCACAGAACCGGCTCCCGGACCGCCGTACCAGGTACGGACCGGGTCCCCGGCCTCCGAACCGGGGGTGTCGGGCACCGAGGTGCCCGGGTTCTGCGTATGTACGTTCAGCTCGCGTCGCGCGAAGTCCTGCGAATCGCGGAGGGACGGTCGAGCGTCAGCCCTGGCGCTGCTTGTGGCGCGGGTTGTCGCAGATGACCATGACCCGGCCGTGACGGCGGATCACCCTGCACTTGTCGCAGATCTTCTTGACGCTCGGCTTGACCTTCATGGGGTGAGGTTCTCCGGGTCAGTTGCCGGCGACCCCGCGCGGACGCGGGGTGTGGGCAAGATCTACTTGTACCGGTAGACGATCCGGCCACGGGTCAGGTCGTACGGAGAGAGCTCCACCACGACCCGGTCGTCAGGGAGGATGCGGATGTAGTGCATGCGCATCTTGCCGCTGATGTGTGCCAGGACCTGGTGGCCGTTCTGGAGCTCGACCTTGAACATGGCGTTCGGAAGAGACTCGACGACAGTGCCCTCGATCTCGATGGCACCTTGCTTCTTGGCCACGCTTCGCCCTTCGAATCGACTACCTTGATCGACTCCCGCGCACCGATGGTGTGCATGCGGACATGCGGGTGCACCAGAGCCGACGAGTCAGTCTACGTCAGCAGCCTCGGAAAGGCGAAACGAGGAAGTCTGCCCCATCCGGGCGATCGTTATGCGCGGGGCCCCCGTCCGGGCGTGGCGCCCGGCCCGGTCCGGTGACCGGTGCGGCCCGCGGGGTCGGAGTGCCCCCGCGGGGCCCTCGCCACCGGCGGGGCGGGTGTGACCGCTGCCCGCGGAGCGTCACGGCCGGGGGCTGACATGACGGGCGGGGCCACAGTCACAGGCCGGACTGATGCGACCCTTCGGGGCCGCCGTGGCAGCCGTGGCAGATGGGGACGGGGTGACCGGCGGGGCGGCAGCCACAGGCGTGCCGCGGGCGCCCGCGCGGCCCCGGGCGGTCAGGCCAGCGGGTCCGGCGCCGCGGTGATCCCCAGCTCGGCCAGCTTCGCCTTGCCGCCGTCCGGGGCGGTCAGCACCAGCGGGCCCCGCTCGGTGAGGGCGACGGAGTGCTCCCAGTGCGAGGACCAGGTGCCGTCCGTGGTGACGACGGTCCACTCGTCCTCCAGCACCTCGGTGCGCGGGGTGCCGAGCGAGACCATCGGCTCGATCGCCAGGCAGAAGCCCGGCACCAGCCGCGGGCCCTTGCCGCGCCGGCGGTCGACGTAGTTCAGCAGGTGCGGGTCCATGTGCATCTCGGTGCCGATGCCGTGGCCCCCGTAGTCCTCGATGATCCCGTACTTGCCGCCGCCCGGCTTGGGCTGGCGGCGGATGTACGTCTCGATCGCGCGGGAGACGTCCACGAGCCGGTTGCCCTGCTTCATGGCCGCGATCCCGGCCCACATCGACTCCTCCGTCACCCGCGACAGCTCGACCAGCTCCGGGGCGTGGCCCGAGCCGACGAAGGCGGTGAAGGCGGCGTCGCCGTGCCAGCCGTCGATGATCGCCCCGCAGTCGATCGAGATGACGTCCCCGTCCTTGAGGACGACGTCGTCGGAGGGGATGCCGTGGACGACGACCTCGTTGACCGAGGTGCAGATGGTGGCCGGGAAACCGCCGTATCCGAGGAAGTTCGGCTTGGCGTCGTGCTCCGCGAGCACCTTGCGGGCGACCTGGTCCAGGTCCCGGGTCGTGGCGCCGGGCACGGCGGCCTCGCGCGTGGCCGCGTGGATGGCGGCGACGACCAGCCCCGCCTCGCGCATCTTGGCGATCTGCTCGGGGTTCTTGATCTGCACCATGGGGACTGCGGCCTTTCTGGACCGGGACGAGAGACGTTCCAACGATACGGGGCCGCCGCACACCCCCGGCACCGCCCGGCCGCGGCCGGAGCCGCCCCGGACACGGCTCAGCCGCGGTCCCCGGCACGGGAACCGCGGCTGTCGCCACCGAGCGGCCTAGCGGCCGCCCCGGAGCGCCTCCAGCGCGCGCTCGGTGACCGCTTCCACGGCGCCCATCGCGGAGATGGTGACGACCAGCCCCTGCGCCTTGTAGTGGTCGATGATCGGCTCGGTCTGCGTGTGGTAGACCTCGAGCCGCTTGCGGACGGTCTCCTCGGAGTCGTCGTCGCGCTGGTACAGCTCGCCGCCGCAGACGTCGCAGACGCCTTCTTTGGCGGAGGGCTTGTACGTCACGTGGAAGACGTGCGCCGAGTCGTTGCGGCACACCCGCCGGCCGGCGATGCGCTTGACGACCTCGTCCTCGGGAGCCTCCAGGTCGAGCACCGCGTCCAGCTTGATGCCCTCCCGGTCCAGCGTCTCGTCCAGCGCCTTGGCCTGGGAGACGTTGCGCGGGAAGCCGTCCAGCAGGAAACCGCCCTCGGCGTCGGGCTGCTCCATGCGGTCCTTGGCCATGGCGATGGTGACCTCGTCCGGGACCAGGTTCCCGGCGTCCATGTAGGACTTGGCGAGCTTGCCCAGCTCCGTCTGCCGGCTGATGTTCGCGCGGAACAGGTCGCCCGTGGAGATGTGCGGGATGTGCAACGTCTCTGCGAGGCGGGTGGCCTGTGTTCCCTTTCCGGCACCCGGTGGCCCGACGAGGACGATTCGCATCAGCGGAGGAACCCTTCGTAATTGCGCTGCTGGAGCTGGCTCTCGATCTGCTTCACCGTCTCGAGACCGACACCCACGATGATCAGGATGCTCGTCCCGCCGAACGGGAAGTTCTGGTTTGCCCCGAAACCGGCCAACGCCATTGTCGGCACGAGAGCGATCAGGCCCAGGTACAGCGAACCCGGCCAGGTGATCCGGTTGAGTACGTAGCTCAGGTACTCAGCGGTCGGTCGGCCAGCCCGGATGCCCGGGATGAAGCCACCATACTTCTTCATGTTGTCCGCGACTTCCTCGGGGTTGAACGAGATGGCCACGTAGAAGAAGGCGAAGAAAACGATCAAGAGGAAGTACATGATGATGTGCGGCGTCGCGGCCGTGTCGGCGAGATTCTTCGTGATCCAGGTCGCCCAGCCCGCCTGCGAGTTGGAGAACTGGACGATCAGCGCCGGGATGTAGAGCAGCGACGAGGCGAAGATGACGGGGATGACGCCCGCCTGGTTCACCTTGAGCGGGATGTAGGTGGACGTACCACCGTAGGAACGGCGGCCGATCATGCGCTTCGCGTACTGGACGGGAATGCGGCGCTGGGCCTGCTCGACGAAGACCACGAGGCCGACCATGACCAGGCCGACCGCGATGACGGTGCCGAACTCGATCCAGCCGCCCGCCAGGTCGCCCTGCTTCTTGATGGCCCACAGGGCGGAGGGGAAGGTCGCGGAGATCGAGATGAACATCAGGATCGACATGCCGTTGCCGATGCCGCGGTCGGTGATCAGCTCACCGAGCCACATCACGAGGGCCGTGCCGGCGGTCATGCAGATCACCATCACGACGGTGGTGAAGATGGCGCGGTCCGGGACGATCTGGCCCGCGACGGTGCAGCCGGAGAAGAGGGCGCCGCTGCGGGCGGTGGCCACCAGGCCGGTGCCCTGCAGGATGGCGAGCGCGATGGTCAGGTAGCGGGTGTACTGCGTGATCTTCGCCGTACCCGCCTGGCCTTCCTTCTTCAGGGCCTCCAGGCGCGGGATCACGACGGTCAGCAGCTGCAGAATGATGCTGGCCGTGATGTACGGCATGATGCCGAGCGCGAAGACCGTGATCTGCAGCAGGGCGCCACCGCTGAACATGTTGACCAGACCGAAGAGGCCCTGGTTGCCGGACGCCTGGTCCACACACTCCTGGACGCTTCTGTAGTCGACTCCGGGAATCGGAACGTGGGTACCGAGCCGGTACACCACGATGATGCCGAGCGTGAAGAGCAGCTTCTTGCGCAGGTCGGGCGTCTTGAACGCCCGGGCGAACGCGGTGAGCACGGTGCCTCCTGCGACCCCCGCGCTTCTGCGTCAAGGGTGACGGTCTTGAGGTTCGACTGACGACGTATTGCGTAACGGACAACTGCCGCTCAGGGTGCCCCAGGTGCGGCACCCCACGGAAGTGGGCAGTGCAGGCCACTTTACCGGC
This genomic window contains:
- the secY gene encoding preprotein translocase subunit SecY: MLTAFARAFKTPDLRKKLLFTLGIIVVYRLGTHVPIPGVDYRSVQECVDQASGNQGLFGLVNMFSGGALLQITVFALGIMPYITASIILQLLTVVIPRLEALKKEGQAGTAKITQYTRYLTIALAILQGTGLVATARSGALFSGCTVAGQIVPDRAIFTTVVMVICMTAGTALVMWLGELITDRGIGNGMSILMFISISATFPSALWAIKKQGDLAGGWIEFGTVIAVGLVMVGLVVFVEQAQRRIPVQYAKRMIGRRSYGGTSTYIPLKVNQAGVIPVIFASSLLYIPALIVQFSNSQAGWATWITKNLADTAATPHIIMYFLLIVFFAFFYVAISFNPEEVADNMKKYGGFIPGIRAGRPTAEYLSYVLNRITWPGSLYLGLIALVPTMALAGFGANQNFPFGGTSILIIVGVGLETVKQIESQLQQRNYEGFLR
- the rpsM gene encoding 30S ribosomal protein S13, which gives rise to MARVSGVDIPREKRVEIALTYVFGIGRTLSQQTLAATGVDPNTRVRDLSEEQLVAIREYVDNNIKTEGDLRREIQADIRRKVEIGTYQGLRHRRGLPVRGQRTSTNARTRKGPRRAIAGKKKPGKK
- the rpsK gene encoding 30S ribosomal protein S11 produces the protein MPPKGRQGAAKKVRRKEKKNVAHGHAHIKSTFNNTIVSITDPTGNVISWASAGHVGFKGSRKSTPFAAQMAAESAARRAQEHGMRKVDVFVKGPGSGRETAIRSLQATGLEVGSIQDVTPTPHNGCRPPKRRRV
- a CDS encoding DNA-directed RNA polymerase subunit alpha encodes the protein MLIAQRPSLTEEVVDEFRSRFVIEPLEPGFGYTLGNSLRRTLLSSIPGAAVTSIRIDGVLHEFTTVPGVKEDVTDLILNIKQLVVSSEHDEPVVMYLRKQGPGLVTAADIAPPAGVEVHNPDLVLATLNGKGKLEMELTVERGRGYVSAVQNKQVGQEIGRIPVDSIYSPVLKVTYKVEATRVEQRTDFDKLIVDVETKQAMRPRDAMASAGKTLVELFGLARELNIDAEGIDMGPSPTDAALAADLALPIEELELTVRSYNCLKREGIHSVGELVARSEADLLDIRNFGAKSIDEVKAKLAGMGLALKDSPPGFDPTAAADAFGADDDADAGFVETEQY
- the rplQ gene encoding 50S ribosomal protein L17 produces the protein MPKPAKGARLGGSAAHEKLLLANLAKSLFEHGRIKTTESKARRLRPYAERLITKAKKGDLHNRRQVLQVITDKGIVHTLFTEIGPRYENRPGGYTRITKVGNRRGDNAPMAVIELVEALTVAQEATGEAEAATKRAVKEDALRKDEAAEAQPAEAVEAAEAPAEDAKDDKDA
- the infA gene encoding translation initiation factor IF-1 → MAKKQGAIEIEGTVVESLPNAMFKVELQNGHQVLAHISGKMRMHYIRILPDDRVVVELSPYDLTRGRIVYRYK
- the map gene encoding type I methionyl aminopeptidase; translated protein: MVQIKNPEQIAKMREAGLVVAAIHAATREAAVPGATTRDLDQVARKVLAEHDAKPNFLGYGGFPATICTSVNEVVVHGIPSDDVVLKDGDVISIDCGAIIDGWHGDAAFTAFVGSGHAPELVELSRVTEESMWAGIAAMKQGNRLVDVSRAIETYIRRQPKPGGGKYGIIEDYGGHGIGTEMHMDPHLLNYVDRRRGKGPRLVPGFCLAIEPMVSLGTPRTEVLEDEWTVVTTDGTWSSHWEHSVALTERGPLVLTAPDGGKAKLAELGITAAPDPLA
- a CDS encoding adenylate kinase, with protein sequence MRIVLVGPPGAGKGTQATRLAETLHIPHISTGDLFRANISRQTELGKLAKSYMDAGNLVPDEVTIAMAKDRMEQPDAEGGFLLDGFPRNVSQAKALDETLDREGIKLDAVLDLEAPEDEVVKRIAGRRVCRNDSAHVFHVTYKPSAKEGVCDVCGGELYQRDDDSEETVRKRLEVYHTQTEPIIDHYKAQGLVVTISAMGAVEAVTERALEALRGGR
- the rpmJ gene encoding 50S ribosomal protein L36, with the protein product MKVKPSVKKICDKCRVIRRHGRVMVICDNPRHKQRQG